One Corynebacterium yudongzhengii DNA window includes the following coding sequences:
- a CDS encoding ABC transporter permease, with protein sequence MSTMISAPTHDLPTRSGSAARRMKALITAEVRQFFANRTLLFLAALPIVMTVAMYYFVRREAEQVMGIEMTFGSVLLPFVLLFVQFYSVISAATTRRDEKVLKRLRTGEARDHEILSALVVPGMVMSVITIAAYIAIVLFDGAPAPTNPLVIGVAVVLGLIICAAAGLITATYTKTQRPPR encoded by the coding sequence ATGTCCACCATGATTTCCGCGCCCACCCACGATCTACCGACACGCTCCGGTAGCGCAGCGCGGCGCATGAAAGCCCTGATCACTGCCGAAGTCCGGCAATTCTTCGCCAACCGCACCCTGCTTTTCTTGGCCGCGTTACCGATCGTGATGACGGTGGCGATGTATTACTTCGTCCGCCGTGAGGCAGAGCAGGTCATGGGTATTGAGATGACCTTCGGTAGCGTCTTGCTTCCCTTCGTCCTTTTGTTCGTGCAGTTCTACTCGGTGATCTCGGCGGCGACGACCCGCCGCGACGAAAAGGTCCTGAAAAGGCTACGCACCGGCGAGGCCCGCGACCACGAAATCCTAAGCGCCCTGGTGGTGCCGGGGATGGTGATGTCGGTAATCACCATTGCCGCCTATATCGCCATCGTGCTTTTCGACGGCGCCCCCGCCCCCACCAACCCCCTGGTCATAGGTGTTGCGGTTGTTCTCGGGCTAATCATATGTGCTGCCGCGGGGCTTATCACCGCCACGTACACCAAAACGCAGAGGCCGCCCAGATGA
- a CDS encoding DUF4265 domain-containing protein has product MSPDRSPERITIRTRAHESASEELAALPAGGNAFVVDSIPFLDTTVALGDIVACVEVEGRLHVDKVLLRGGNSTLRIHAPEVDVVSPLLNLGLRVEQGPAGLVAVALGPDAPAHGLEEWLGGLVDQGLIRVAYGYQAQGGPAH; this is encoded by the coding sequence ATGAGCCCAGACAGAAGCCCAGAGCGCATCACTATCCGCACCCGAGCGCACGAGAGCGCCAGTGAGGAACTCGCCGCCCTGCCGGCCGGCGGGAATGCCTTCGTTGTCGATTCGATCCCTTTTCTCGATACCACTGTTGCCCTCGGCGACATCGTCGCCTGCGTGGAGGTGGAGGGGCGTTTGCACGTCGATAAGGTGTTGCTGCGCGGCGGGAACTCGACGCTGCGCATTCACGCCCCAGAAGTCGATGTGGTCTCCCCGCTGCTTAACCTGGGCTTGAGGGTGGAGCAGGGCCCGGCGGGGCTGGTGGCCGTCGCCCTCGGGCCTGACGCCCCGGCCCACGGCCTGGAGGAATGGTTGGGCGGGCTCGTCGACCAAGGCCTCATCCGGGTGGCGTATGGCTACCAGGCACAGGGCGGCCCAGCCCACTAG
- a CDS encoding M20 family metallopeptidase, with the protein MKSFDHVGLTQRLVRLASVSGNFDGQRKVQEECLATLRHHLRTHAPEAEISVRRSPSDGLPWTLITTGGDTKVLFACHTDTVPTGAVADWSLPPFSGELVEGAQPYIHGRGSVDMKGGLAAAAAAFVHAAETGRGAGLLMTSEEEVGGLGAAEFAASGIELAPQLVVIPEATRNRYSRGHRGADWFEVTAHGRSAHGSRPQEGVNAIRLLSEAVINRLDEAPIKSDAYLGEDTLNAGLIDGGSAPNMVPAQARLTLDCRTVAGGAHLKEWLGGLHESVMVEQVLDCPELVARPVPAALEEHTDIGPVPYFTDGAMLQEVVGGAPIVVWGPGEDDQMHTVDERMLISSLDEAVVNYRRLIEELA; encoded by the coding sequence ATGAAGAGTTTCGATCATGTGGGCTTGACCCAAAGGCTGGTGCGTCTCGCGTCGGTCTCGGGAAACTTCGACGGCCAAAGGAAGGTGCAGGAAGAATGCTTGGCGACGCTACGCCACCACCTCCGCACACACGCACCAGAAGCCGAGATCTCGGTGCGCCGCAGCCCTAGTGACGGTCTGCCCTGGACTCTAATAACCACCGGCGGGGATACGAAAGTCCTCTTCGCCTGCCACACGGATACCGTTCCCACCGGCGCGGTGGCCGACTGGTCCTTGCCGCCCTTTTCGGGCGAGCTGGTAGAGGGCGCACAACCGTATATCCACGGCCGCGGCAGCGTCGATATGAAAGGCGGGCTGGCCGCGGCCGCGGCTGCCTTCGTCCATGCGGCGGAAACCGGCCGCGGCGCCGGGTTGCTCATGACCTCAGAGGAAGAAGTCGGCGGCCTCGGCGCGGCGGAGTTCGCCGCCTCGGGCATCGAGCTCGCCCCGCAGCTGGTGGTGATCCCGGAGGCAACCCGCAACAGGTACTCCCGCGGCCACCGAGGCGCGGACTGGTTCGAGGTCACCGCGCACGGGCGCTCGGCACACGGGTCGCGGCCGCAGGAAGGTGTCAACGCCATCCGCCTGCTCAGCGAGGCGGTGATTAACCGTCTGGACGAAGCACCCATCAAAAGTGATGCCTACCTGGGCGAAGACACCCTCAACGCGGGGCTTATCGACGGTGGGTCGGCGCCGAACATGGTGCCTGCCCAGGCTAGGCTTACCCTGGATTGCCGCACCGTCGCCGGCGGGGCGCATCTCAAAGAGTGGCTGGGTGGGCTCCACGAGTCGGTGATGGTCGAGCAGGTCCTCGACTGCCCGGAGCTCGTCGCCCGGCCCGTGCCGGCGGCACTCGAGGAGCACACCGACATCGGCCCGGTCCCCTACTTCACCGACGGCGCGATGCTGCAGGAGGTCGTCGGCGGGGCACCGATCGTGGTGTGGGGCCCGGGTGAGGACGATCAGATGCACACCGTCGACGAGCGCATGCTGATTAGCTCTCTCGACGAGGCGGTGGTTAACTACCGCCGCCTCATCGAGGAGCTGGCTTAA
- a CDS encoding DHA2 family efflux MFS transporter permease subunit, which translates to MSTASSSHAAGAGDKGMTPETVLVLVSLLFTAFVMMVNETTLAVALPTIMEDFHVTAATAQWLLTGVMLTMAIILPTTGWMLDRFTTRQVYLAAISFFLLGTVVAALSPSFAVMLTGRVLQAVGTAIIMPLLMTVVMTVVPPTRRGMVMGIVSVVMAVGPALGPTIAGAILAVGDWHLIFWSLTPFVAAAGVIGMWKLRNVGEYGETPLDIPSVLLAAVAFGGLVYGLSSIGVIAAGAEGAGIALVLAVAGIIALVLFVLRQLRLTKTGRELLNLAPLKEWNFTVGLVGLLMLHIALLGTVATLPLYLQGALMTTALVAGLATLPGGIVESILSPISGWLFDKVGPRPLAVPGGIFLAVGLFLMATEDHETSVWLIVVHFIVVSIGLAFLFTPLMTTALGSLPQEIYSHGSAIFSALVQLAAASGTALMVAIFSYVSVTGGETPEAIADGANSAFLLAGFVSLVVILAALLFRPIPREKAKVEPVE; encoded by the coding sequence ATGTCGACGGCTTCGAGCTCCCACGCAGCGGGTGCGGGCGACAAGGGCATGACCCCGGAGACCGTCCTGGTGCTGGTGTCTTTGCTGTTCACCGCGTTCGTGATGATGGTCAACGAGACCACGCTCGCGGTGGCTCTGCCGACGATCATGGAGGATTTCCATGTCACCGCCGCGACCGCGCAGTGGCTTTTGACCGGCGTGATGCTCACGATGGCGATCATCTTGCCCACCACCGGCTGGATGCTCGATCGTTTCACCACCCGGCAGGTGTATCTGGCAGCGATTTCCTTCTTCCTGCTGGGCACGGTGGTCGCGGCGCTGTCGCCGAGCTTCGCGGTCATGCTCACCGGCCGTGTGTTGCAGGCGGTGGGTACGGCGATCATCATGCCGCTGCTCATGACGGTGGTGATGACCGTCGTCCCGCCGACGCGCCGCGGCATGGTCATGGGCATCGTGAGTGTGGTCATGGCGGTCGGCCCTGCCCTCGGCCCCACCATCGCGGGCGCGATCCTCGCCGTCGGTGACTGGCACCTGATCTTCTGGTCGCTCACGCCGTTCGTGGCGGCGGCCGGGGTGATCGGCATGTGGAAGCTGCGCAACGTCGGCGAGTACGGCGAGACCCCGCTGGATATTCCGTCGGTGCTGCTCGCCGCGGTGGCTTTCGGCGGCCTCGTCTATGGGCTCAGCTCGATCGGTGTGATCGCCGCCGGTGCCGAGGGCGCCGGTATCGCCTTGGTCCTCGCCGTCGCGGGCATCATCGCGCTCGTCCTCTTCGTGCTGCGCCAGCTGCGCCTGACCAAGACCGGCCGGGAACTGCTCAACCTCGCTCCGCTGAAGGAGTGGAACTTCACCGTCGGGCTGGTCGGGCTGTTGATGCTGCATATCGCGCTGCTCGGGACGGTGGCGACGCTGCCGCTGTACCTCCAGGGCGCGCTGATGACCACGGCGCTCGTCGCCGGCTTGGCCACCCTGCCGGGCGGCATCGTGGAGTCCATCCTCTCTCCGATCAGCGGGTGGCTCTTCGACAAGGTTGGCCCGCGCCCGCTCGCGGTTCCGGGCGGCATCTTCTTGGCCGTTGGCCTGTTCCTCATGGCCACCGAGGATCACGAGACCTCGGTCTGGCTGATCGTCGTCCACTTCATCGTGGTCTCCATTGGCTTGGCGTTCCTCTTCACCCCGCTGATGACCACGGCGCTCGGATCGCTGCCGCAGGAGATCTACTCGCACGGCTCCGCGATCTTCAGCGCCCTGGTGCAGCTCGCAGCGGCCTCGGGCACGGCGCTGATGGTGGCGATCTTCTCCTATGTCTCGGTGACCGGCGGCGAAACTCCGGAAGCTATTGCCGACGGCGCCAACTCCGCCTTCCTGCTCGCCGGCTTCGTTTCGCTCGTCGTGATCCTGGCGGCCCTGCTATTCCGCCCGATCCCCCGGGAGAAGGCCAAAGTCGAGCCGGTAGAGTGA
- the clpB gene encoding ATP-dependent chaperone ClpB, translated as MSSFNPTTKTQEALQQALQQAAQNGNPDIRPAHLLAAILDQPEGIAAPVLKATGVDPETVLKEARELVEGYPKASGQNMANPNFNRDALNVLNGAQELAGELGDDYVSTEVLLAAIAKGKSDAAELLVKRGATYDAIKGAFQSVRGSQKVTSQDPEGQFQALEKYATDLTARAREGKIDPVIGRDAEIRRVVQVLSRRTKNNPVLIGEPGVGKTSIVEGLARRIVGGDVPESLKGKTLLSLDLGALVAGAKYRGEFEERLKAVLDEIKSSEGEIITFIDELHTIVGAGASGEGAMDAGNMIKPMLARGELRLVGATTLDEYRKYIEKDAALERRFQQVYVGEPSVEDTIGILRGLRERYEVHHGVRIQDSALVSAAELSNRYITNRFLPDKAIDLVDEAGSRLRMEIDSSPQEIDELERIVRRLEIEEIALEKETDEASKERLEQLRADLADEREKLGELKARWANEKAAIDRVQQAKEELEQLRNASEIAERDGDFAKVSELRYGRIPELEKEVAQAEADAEQRGASTMLTEEVTPDVIAEVVSAWTGIPAGKMMQGETEKLLHMEEVLGERVVGQKEAVTAVSDAVRRSRAGIADPNRPTGSFLFLGPTGVGKTELAKALAEFLFDDERAMVRIDMSEYGEKHSVSRLVGAPPGYVGHDSGGQLTEAVRRRPYTLVLFDEVEKAHSDVFDILLQVLDDGRLTDGQGRTVDFRNTVIILTSNLGAGGTREQMMDAVKATFKPEFINRLDDVVVFDSLSQELLRGIVDIQLRGLRERLEGRRLNLEVTDAARTWLAERGYDPAYGARPLRRLIQQAIGDRLAKLLLAGEIRDGDTVHVDTADDGESLEITGQEA; from the coding sequence ATGAGCTCGTTCAACCCCACCACGAAGACTCAGGAGGCCCTGCAGCAAGCACTGCAGCAGGCCGCGCAGAACGGCAACCCGGATATTCGTCCGGCGCACCTGCTCGCCGCGATTTTAGACCAGCCGGAGGGCATCGCCGCGCCGGTGCTCAAGGCCACGGGCGTGGACCCGGAGACCGTGCTCAAGGAGGCGCGTGAACTCGTCGAGGGCTACCCCAAGGCCAGCGGCCAGAACATGGCCAACCCGAACTTCAACCGCGACGCGCTCAACGTGCTTAACGGAGCACAGGAGCTCGCCGGGGAGCTCGGCGATGATTATGTCTCCACAGAGGTGCTGCTCGCGGCGATCGCGAAGGGCAAGTCGGATGCCGCCGAACTCTTAGTAAAGCGCGGCGCGACCTATGACGCGATTAAGGGTGCTTTCCAGTCCGTGCGGGGCTCGCAGAAGGTGACCTCGCAGGATCCGGAAGGCCAGTTCCAGGCGCTGGAGAAGTACGCCACCGACTTAACCGCCCGCGCCCGAGAGGGCAAGATCGACCCGGTCATCGGCCGTGATGCGGAGATCCGCCGCGTCGTCCAGGTACTCAGCCGCCGCACCAAGAACAACCCGGTGCTTATCGGTGAGCCGGGCGTCGGTAAGACGTCGATCGTCGAGGGACTCGCCCGCCGCATCGTCGGCGGTGATGTGCCGGAGTCGCTGAAGGGCAAGACCCTGCTGTCGCTGGATCTCGGCGCGCTGGTTGCGGGTGCGAAGTACCGCGGCGAGTTCGAGGAGCGGCTGAAGGCCGTGCTCGATGAGATCAAGTCCTCCGAGGGCGAGATCATCACGTTTATTGATGAGCTGCACACCATCGTCGGCGCCGGTGCTTCCGGCGAGGGCGCGATGGATGCCGGCAACATGATTAAGCCGATGCTCGCCCGCGGCGAGCTGCGCTTGGTCGGTGCGACCACGCTCGATGAGTACCGCAAGTACATCGAGAAGGATGCCGCGCTCGAGCGCCGCTTCCAGCAGGTCTACGTCGGCGAGCCCTCGGTGGAAGACACCATCGGCATCCTGCGTGGCCTGCGTGAGCGCTACGAGGTGCACCACGGCGTGCGCATCCAGGACTCCGCGCTGGTGTCGGCGGCCGAGCTGTCGAACCGCTACATCACCAACCGCTTCCTGCCGGACAAGGCCATCGACCTAGTCGATGAGGCCGGCTCGCGGCTGCGGATGGAGATCGACTCCTCGCCGCAGGAGATCGATGAGCTCGAGCGCATCGTGCGCCGTCTCGAGATCGAGGAGATCGCCCTCGAGAAGGAGACGGACGAGGCCTCGAAGGAGCGCCTCGAGCAGCTGCGTGCCGATCTCGCCGACGAGCGCGAGAAGCTCGGCGAGCTCAAGGCCCGCTGGGCGAACGAGAAGGCCGCCATCGACCGTGTCCAGCAGGCCAAGGAGGAGCTCGAGCAGCTGCGCAACGCCTCCGAGATCGCGGAGCGCGACGGTGACTTCGCCAAGGTCTCCGAGCTGCGCTACGGCCGCATCCCGGAACTGGAGAAGGAAGTCGCCCAGGCCGAGGCGGACGCCGAGCAGCGCGGCGCATCCACCATGCTCACCGAGGAGGTCACCCCGGATGTCATCGCCGAGGTCGTCAGCGCCTGGACGGGTATTCCGGCCGGCAAGATGATGCAGGGCGAGACCGAGAAGCTCCTGCACATGGAAGAGGTGCTCGGCGAGCGCGTCGTCGGCCAGAAGGAGGCCGTCACCGCGGTCTCCGATGCGGTGCGCCGCTCGCGGGCCGGCATCGCCGATCCCAACCGCCCGACCGGCTCCTTCCTGTTTTTGGGCCCGACGGGTGTCGGCAAGACCGAGCTGGCGAAGGCCCTCGCCGAATTCCTCTTCGACGACGAGCGCGCCATGGTGCGCATCGACATGTCCGAATACGGCGAGAAGCACTCCGTCTCCCGCCTGGTCGGTGCCCCTCCGGGATACGTGGGCCACGACTCCGGCGGCCAGCTCACTGAGGCCGTGCGCCGGCGCCCGTACACGCTCGTGCTTTTCGACGAGGTGGAAAAGGCCCACTCCGACGTCTTCGACATCTTGCTGCAGGTGCTTGACGACGGACGCCTCACCGACGGCCAAGGCCGCACCGTCGACTTCCGCAACACGGTGATCATCCTGACGTCGAACCTCGGCGCGGGTGGCACCCGGGAGCAGATGATGGATGCGGTCAAGGCGACGTTCAAGCCCGAGTTCATCAATCGTCTCGACGACGTGGTGGTCTTCGATTCGCTCAGCCAGGAGCTGCTGCGCGGCATCGTGGACATCCAACTGCGCGGCCTGCGCGAGCGCCTGGAGGGCCGCCGCTTGAACCTCGAGGTCACCGACGCAGCCCGCACCTGGCTCGCCGAGCGCGGCTACGACCCGGCCTACGGTGCCCGCCCGCTGCGCCGGCTGATCCAGCAGGCGATCGGCGACCGCCTGGCGAAGCTCCTGCTCGCCGGCGAGATCCGCGACGGCGACACCGTCCACGTGGATACCGCGGACGACGGCGAGTCGCTGGAGATCACCGGCCAGGAGGCCTAA
- a CDS encoding ABC transporter ATP-binding protein, giving the protein MAPAPIITVHELTHTYGRGDSAYTAVKNSSFTVARGEVFGLLGTNGAGKTTTLEIMEGLRAPTGGEVSILGLDPLTERARLRPYMGIMLQSGGLPAELSARHTLAMWAGICAAPRDIDEVLADVELTHRADLKVGAMSGGEQRRLDLACALIGDPLVLFLDEPTTGLDPQSRRNVWALLERLKERGVTMVLTTHYLEEAERLCDRVAIMHEGEIVVAGVTDEIAATASSELSAHLPVNHPPLPAFNGAHVSVDGVRLVITTDDLQAHAAQMLRWAEDNELALGQFTATPASLESVFLAIADQRS; this is encoded by the coding sequence ATGGCACCTGCACCGATTATCACCGTCCACGAACTCACGCACACCTACGGCCGCGGCGACAGCGCCTATACCGCGGTGAAAAACTCCAGCTTCACCGTTGCGCGCGGCGAAGTCTTCGGCCTTCTAGGCACCAACGGCGCCGGCAAGACCACCACCTTAGAAATCATGGAGGGCCTGCGCGCCCCGACCGGCGGCGAGGTGTCCATACTGGGGCTCGACCCGCTCACCGAGCGCGCCCGCCTGCGCCCTTATATGGGCATCATGCTGCAATCCGGCGGGCTGCCGGCGGAGCTTTCCGCCCGCCACACGCTCGCCATGTGGGCCGGCATCTGCGCCGCCCCGCGCGACATCGACGAGGTGCTTGCCGACGTCGAGCTCACCCACCGTGCCGACCTCAAGGTGGGCGCGATGTCGGGTGGCGAGCAACGCCGCCTCGATCTGGCCTGCGCACTCATCGGCGACCCGCTCGTGCTCTTCCTCGACGAGCCGACCACCGGGCTGGATCCGCAATCGCGCCGCAACGTCTGGGCGCTGCTGGAGCGCCTGAAGGAGCGTGGGGTGACGATGGTTTTGACCACGCACTATCTCGAAGAGGCAGAAAGGCTCTGCGATCGCGTCGCGATCATGCACGAAGGCGAGATCGTCGTCGCGGGCGTGACCGACGAAATCGCCGCGACCGCCTCGAGTGAGCTCTCCGCGCACCTGCCCGTCAACCATCCTCCGCTGCCCGCCTTCAATGGGGCGCACGTCTCGGTGGACGGGGTGCGGCTCGTCATCACCACCGATGACCTTCAGGCTCACGCCGCCCAGATGCTGCGCTGGGCGGAGGACAACGAGCTGGCCCTCGGCCAGTTCACGGCCACGCCGGCCAGCCTCGAATCAGTCTTCCTCGCTATCGCGGATCAGCGCTCTTAA
- a CDS encoding sodium/glutamate symporter, producing MEFTPNDLLVDVGWISFLLVVGNILRNRIALLQKLLLPAPITAGLLGLLLGPEVLGLIPFSDQVGNYTGILIAFVFASIAYSMELSGSVSHGARNMWSYSTIMFMGQWGLFILLGVYFFAPVFNTENWFGMMLPVGFVGGFGSAAAVGSALEDAGAEAAQSLGFTSATIGTLVAIIGGVIVANWGIRAGKSTELSGDLPKELRTGFIADAKERPSIGKATTNPSAIEPIALHVGFVTFTVLLAYTINNGVSAIWPSVSIPLFAMSFLVGLLGRFALGLFNRPDYLDRDTVSSISGAATDYLIAFGVASIVPAAIVDYWVALVVMFVLGTAYCVFFLLVVSPKFFGTYWLERGLFGWGWATAAVATGIALLKMVDPKLRSGTLNEYGVAYVGFAPFELGMTIIAPIAVLAGFTAGFGWISLAVAIGILITVLALKWVPEKGDGPGGERLRKLQESARKHGEG from the coding sequence ATGGAGTTCACTCCCAACGATCTGCTCGTCGACGTCGGCTGGATTTCTTTCCTGCTGGTCGTCGGTAATATTTTGCGAAACCGCATCGCGCTGCTGCAGAAGCTACTGCTGCCCGCGCCGATCACCGCCGGTCTGCTCGGTCTGCTCTTGGGCCCAGAGGTCTTAGGGCTCATTCCGTTTTCCGATCAAGTCGGCAACTACACCGGCATCCTCATCGCCTTCGTGTTCGCCTCGATCGCGTACTCGATGGAGCTGTCCGGCTCCGTCTCGCACGGCGCGCGGAACATGTGGAGCTACTCCACCATCATGTTCATGGGCCAGTGGGGCCTGTTCATCCTGCTCGGCGTCTACTTTTTTGCGCCCGTGTTCAACACCGAGAACTGGTTCGGCATGATGCTGCCGGTTGGCTTCGTCGGTGGATTCGGTTCGGCCGCCGCCGTCGGCTCCGCCCTCGAGGACGCGGGCGCGGAAGCAGCGCAGTCGCTGGGCTTCACTTCGGCGACGATCGGCACGCTCGTGGCGATCATCGGTGGCGTCATCGTCGCTAACTGGGGCATTCGCGCCGGCAAGTCCACCGAGCTCTCCGGCGATCTGCCGAAGGAGCTGCGCACCGGCTTCATCGCGGACGCTAAGGAGCGCCCGTCGATCGGCAAGGCCACCACCAACCCTTCCGCGATCGAGCCGATCGCCCTGCATGTCGGCTTCGTGACCTTCACCGTGCTGCTCGCCTACACGATCAACAACGGCGTCAGCGCCATCTGGCCCTCGGTGAGCATCCCGCTGTTCGCGATGTCCTTCCTCGTCGGCCTGCTCGGCCGCTTCGCACTGGGCCTGTTCAACCGCCCGGATTACCTCGACCGGGACACCGTCTCGTCGATCTCCGGTGCGGCGACCGACTACTTGATCGCCTTCGGTGTGGCCTCGATCGTGCCGGCGGCGATCGTCGACTATTGGGTCGCCCTCGTGGTCATGTTCGTCCTGGGCACCGCCTACTGTGTGTTCTTCCTGCTCGTGGTCTCGCCGAAGTTCTTCGGTACCTACTGGCTCGAGCGCGGTCTGTTCGGCTGGGGCTGGGCCACAGCAGCCGTGGCGACCGGTATCGCGCTGCTCAAGATGGTCGACCCCAAGCTGCGCTCCGGCACGCTCAACGAATACGGCGTGGCCTACGTCGGCTTCGCCCCGTTCGAGCTCGGCATGACGATCATCGCGCCGATCGCCGTCCTCGCCGGATTCACCGCGGGCTTCGGCTGGATCTCGCTGGCTGTGGCCATCGGTATCCTCATCACCGTCTTGGCGCTGAAGTGGGTGCCCGAAAAGGGCGACGGACCCGGCGGCGAGAGACTGCGGAAACTGCAGGAGTCCGCGCGCAAGCACGGCGAGGGGTAG
- a CDS encoding MFS transporter, translated as MSDGDQTKIHVPDDAYRHWWRVGFAMFAVGFGANHFIPLLQVYREGMASSEASLTAMVGVYAAGLIPALLYFGRLSDQIGRKSVLMPGLWVALVGTLILALGAFSQEWPLYLGRIIIGVSVGMGMACGAAWIKQLSTDDPVAGPRRATVAVSAGFGLGPLISGVIAEFAPAPDFLPYVIHAAVTLCALWWLRAAPETQEGRGVGKRKIVPPVVFTAAYLLAIVAWAPWTFGAPTTAFVTNPSQIGIDSAFPTLVQGLLAFLTMFSSLFIQPVVAKLLANGPRWLALAALGLTTTAAGLGVAVAAALTGSVWLMLITAPVLGTAYGIFMVAGLAETERFADDGELGALVGIFYSLTYLGFFVPFLISMLVTGAENVFGMDPTQAYVGVLAVGVVVCLASIWPVSKAAGYGGRS; from the coding sequence GTGAGTGACGGAGATCAGACGAAGATACACGTGCCCGACGATGCCTACCGCCACTGGTGGCGCGTCGGCTTCGCTATGTTCGCCGTCGGCTTCGGGGCTAACCATTTCATCCCGTTGCTGCAGGTTTATCGCGAGGGCATGGCCAGCTCCGAGGCGTCGCTGACCGCTATGGTCGGCGTCTATGCCGCCGGCCTGATACCCGCGCTTTTGTACTTCGGGCGCCTGTCCGACCAGATCGGCCGCAAGTCGGTGTTGATGCCGGGGTTGTGGGTGGCGCTCGTCGGCACCCTTATTCTTGCGCTCGGCGCGTTCAGCCAGGAATGGCCGCTGTATCTCGGGCGCATCATCATCGGCGTCTCCGTGGGCATGGGCATGGCCTGCGGCGCGGCGTGGATCAAACAGCTATCGACGGACGACCCCGTCGCCGGCCCACGTCGCGCCACCGTCGCGGTCTCCGCCGGTTTCGGCCTCGGCCCGCTCATCTCCGGGGTGATCGCCGAGTTCGCCCCGGCGCCCGACTTCCTGCCGTACGTCATCCACGCCGCGGTGACCCTCTGCGCACTCTGGTGGCTGCGCGCGGCGCCGGAGACGCAGGAGGGGCGGGGCGTCGGCAAGCGAAAGATCGTGCCACCTGTGGTGTTTACCGCCGCCTACCTGCTCGCGATCGTCGCGTGGGCGCCGTGGACCTTCGGCGCCCCGACCACCGCATTTGTCACCAACCCCAGCCAGATCGGCATCGATTCCGCCTTCCCGACCCTCGTGCAGGGACTCCTGGCCTTCCTCACGATGTTCTCGTCGCTGTTCATTCAGCCGGTCGTCGCGAAGCTGTTGGCGAACGGGCCCCGGTGGTTGGCGTTGGCGGCCTTAGGCTTGACGACGACCGCCGCCGGCCTCGGTGTCGCCGTCGCCGCGGCGCTGACAGGTTCGGTGTGGCTGATGCTGATCACGGCGCCGGTGCTCGGCACGGCGTATGGCATCTTCATGGTCGCCGGCCTCGCCGAGACTGAGCGTTTCGCCGATGACGGCGAGCTCGGCGCCCTGGTGGGGATCTTCTACTCGTTGACCTACCTGGGCTTCTTCGTGCCCTTCCTGATCTCCATGCTGGTCACGGGCGCGGAGAATGTCTTCGGCATGGACCCGACGCAGGCGTATGTGGGCGTGCTCGCGGTCGGGGTGGTGGTGTGCCTCGCCTCCATCTGGCCGGTGTCCAAGGCTGCGGGCTACGGTGGGCGGTCGTAG
- a CDS encoding LLM class flavin-dependent oxidoreductase, with amino-acid sequence MKAFGFLSFGHHAIGGQQGPDARQTLHDALAIAQAADEIGVNNASFRVHHFAPQASAPMPLLGAIAGSTRNIEVGTGVIDLRYENPLYLAEEAAALDLLADGRVALGVSRGSPEPADKGWEAFGYSGSEDNASDMARKKFEAFLAAIDGYGVAKAAPAEKQYPRMYRSGTPLPVFPHSPKLRKNIFWGSGTNASAQQAARDGVNLMSSTLVSEADGRSLGEVQAEQIAAYRAAWKDAGHDWTPRVSVSRSIFPIVTERDRQLFGPTATNEDQIGSLGEGRNVTFGRSYAAEPDVLIEQLRADPAIAAADTLLLTIPNQMGVDVNVSILQNFAEHVAPALGWQPNTEGKVTGYES; translated from the coding sequence ATGAAGGCCTTCGGATTCTTAAGCTTCGGCCACCACGCCATCGGCGGCCAGCAGGGCCCCGACGCCCGCCAGACCCTCCACGATGCCCTCGCCATCGCGCAGGCCGCCGACGAGATCGGCGTCAACAACGCCAGCTTCCGCGTCCACCACTTCGCCCCGCAGGCCTCCGCCCCCATGCCGCTACTCGGCGCGATCGCCGGTTCCACGAGAAACATTGAGGTCGGCACCGGCGTCATCGATTTACGCTACGAAAACCCGCTATACCTCGCCGAGGAGGCCGCCGCCCTCGACTTGCTTGCCGACGGCCGGGTCGCCCTCGGCGTCTCCCGGGGATCGCCGGAGCCGGCCGACAAGGGTTGGGAGGCCTTCGGCTACTCCGGTTCTGAAGACAATGCCTCGGATATGGCGCGCAAGAAGTTCGAGGCTTTCCTGGCCGCTATCGATGGTTACGGCGTCGCCAAGGCCGCGCCCGCCGAGAAGCAGTACCCGCGTATGTATCGCTCGGGCACTCCCCTGCCGGTGTTCCCGCACTCGCCGAAGCTGCGCAAGAACATCTTCTGGGGCTCGGGCACCAACGCCTCCGCCCAGCAGGCGGCCCGCGATGGCGTCAACCTCATGAGCTCCACGCTCGTCTCGGAGGCCGACGGCCGCAGCCTCGGCGAAGTCCAAGCCGAGCAGATCGCCGCCTACCGCGCCGCCTGGAAAGACGCGGGCCACGACTGGACCCCTCGGGTCTCGGTGTCGCGTTCCATCTTCCCGATCGTCACCGAGCGTGACCGTCAGCTCTTCGGCCCCACCGCCACGAACGAGGACCAGATCGGCTCGCTCGGCGAGGGCCGCAACGTCACGTTCGGGCGCTCCTACGCCGCTGAGCCCGACGTGCTCATCGAACAGCTGCGCGCCGATCCCGCCATCGCCGCCGCCGACACTCTCCTTTTAACCATCCCGAACCAGATGGGCGTCGACGTCAACGTCTCCATCCTGCAGAACTTCGCCGAACACGTCGCCCCAGCACTGGGCTGGCAACCGAACACCGAGGGCAAGGTCACCGGCTACGAAAGCTAG